The Sphingopyxis fribergensis genome contains a region encoding:
- a CDS encoding TonB-dependent receptor plug domain-containing protein, with protein MKKLLRTSGSIIAVLAGISAAAAFAQDNAKEAPQPGASQGEIVVTGTRRNDLKAADSAQPIDIITGAELLEKGTADMNDLLRTEVPSLNVQRLVSNDGAVFTRPFSLRGLPPDQTLVLVNGKRRHRGATVQFTNVPYIRGSQGPDLSAIPSIAIGQLEVLRDGASALYGSDAIAGVLNFGLRRDREGGLLIARYGQFYKGDGEDFLVQGNVGLPFTDAGFVNISGEYVNASTTSRGIQRPDAQALIDAGVQDVPVPAQRWGNPESEAARIFVNAGIELSDEMEFYTFGNYSWSRGTTAFFYRNPNASFISTSIPLTNTPGGQRFSFRQLFPGGFTPDFGATVTDAALAAGLKGEFSSGLTYDLSASYGQNHASYRIENTVNPSLGLASPTSFKPGQLEQRELAFNLDLTYPIAIGTSDPLTLAGGLEYRRETYEITAGDIASWQVGPFASVIDPDTGNRVGLPVGSNGFPGFSPIQAGEFARSNWAAYTSLEGNLTDALQFGLAGRYENYSDFGSKFTWKINGRYDFSDVFAVRGSVNTGFRAPTPGQSNASQVQTNIDSITGAPLTAGIIAPNNPVAQFFGATPLRPENSFNVAGGIVVKPSNRITFTLDYFNIKVEDRIAVSGNFNLTPAQRAQLAALGIPGGDSFQQVSFFTNSFDSRTQGVDAVLTVGFDLGGGKATLGLNGNYTKTDVIKASPVITADRERLLELEGFVPKWKGNASFTYAGERFGFVARANYYGKWTDYGAAPAADQTGGAELLVDLELSYKVSDMLKLAVGGENIFDNYPDVEARQSQINNGIRYLRFAPTGFNGGFWYVRATASF; from the coding sequence ATGAAGAAATTGCTTCGCACGAGTGGCTCGATTATCGCCGTCCTGGCAGGCATTTCGGCCGCCGCCGCCTTCGCGCAGGATAACGCCAAAGAGGCGCCGCAGCCGGGCGCGTCGCAGGGCGAAATCGTTGTGACGGGCACGCGGCGGAACGATCTCAAGGCGGCCGATTCCGCCCAGCCAATCGACATTATCACCGGCGCCGAACTGCTCGAAAAGGGCACGGCCGACATGAACGATCTTCTCCGCACCGAGGTCCCGTCGCTCAACGTCCAGCGCCTCGTCAGCAACGACGGCGCCGTTTTCACCCGGCCTTTCTCGCTGCGCGGCCTGCCGCCGGACCAGACGCTGGTGCTCGTGAACGGCAAACGGCGCCATCGCGGCGCGACGGTCCAGTTCACCAATGTTCCCTATATCCGGGGATCGCAGGGACCCGATCTTTCGGCGATTCCGTCGATCGCGATCGGCCAGCTGGAGGTTCTGCGTGACGGCGCGTCGGCGCTCTATGGATCGGATGCGATCGCCGGCGTTCTCAATTTCGGTCTGCGCCGCGATCGCGAAGGCGGATTGCTGATCGCCCGCTATGGCCAATTCTACAAGGGCGACGGTGAGGATTTCCTCGTCCAGGGCAATGTCGGGCTTCCCTTCACCGACGCCGGTTTCGTCAACATCAGCGGCGAATATGTGAACGCCAGCACGACGTCGCGCGGTATCCAGCGTCCCGACGCGCAGGCGCTCATCGATGCCGGCGTTCAGGATGTCCCGGTCCCGGCGCAGCGCTGGGGAAATCCCGAATCCGAGGCGGCGCGCATCTTCGTCAATGCCGGCATCGAACTGTCGGACGAGATGGAATTCTACACCTTCGGCAACTATAGCTGGAGCCGCGGCACGACGGCCTTCTTCTACCGCAACCCCAATGCCAGCTTCATTTCCACCTCGATTCCGCTCACCAATACGCCCGGAGGACAGCGCTTCAGCTTCCGCCAGCTCTTTCCCGGCGGCTTTACGCCGGATTTCGGCGCCACGGTGACCGACGCGGCGCTTGCGGCCGGCCTCAAGGGCGAATTCTCCTCGGGCCTGACCTATGACCTCAGCGCTTCCTATGGTCAGAACCATGCTTCCTACCGGATCGAAAATACGGTCAATCCGTCGCTTGGCCTCGCGTCGCCAACATCCTTCAAGCCGGGGCAGCTCGAGCAGCGCGAACTCGCTTTCAATCTCGATCTCACTTACCCCATCGCGATCGGCACCTCCGATCCGCTGACGCTTGCCGGCGGTCTCGAGTATCGGCGCGAGACATATGAGATCACGGCCGGCGACATCGCATCATGGCAGGTTGGTCCTTTCGCGTCGGTCATCGATCCCGATACCGGAAACCGCGTCGGACTGCCGGTCGGCTCGAACGGCTTCCCGGGCTTCAGTCCCATCCAGGCGGGCGAGTTCGCGCGCAGCAACTGGGCCGCCTATACGTCGCTCGAAGGCAATCTCACCGACGCGCTCCAGTTCGGCCTTGCCGGCCGCTACGAGAATTACTCGGACTTCGGCTCGAAATTCACCTGGAAGATCAACGGGCGATATGATTTCTCGGACGTCTTCGCGGTGCGCGGATCGGTCAACACCGGCTTTCGGGCGCCGACGCCGGGCCAGTCGAACGCCTCGCAAGTCCAGACCAACATCGACTCGATAACCGGGGCGCCGCTGACCGCAGGCATTATCGCGCCCAACAATCCGGTGGCGCAATTCTTCGGCGCGACGCCGCTTCGGCCCGAGAATTCGTTCAACGTCGCCGGCGGCATCGTGGTGAAGCCCTCCAATCGCATCACCTTCACGCTCGACTATTTCAACATCAAGGTCGAAGACCGGATCGCCGTATCGGGCAATTTCAATCTCACCCCGGCGCAGCGCGCGCAGCTCGCGGCGCTTGGCATTCCCGGTGGGGATTCCTTCCAGCAGGTGAGCTTCTTCACCAACTCCTTCGACAGCCGCACCCAGGGCGTCGATGCGGTGCTCACCGTGGGCTTCGACCTCGGCGGCGGCAAGGCCACGCTCGGCCTCAACGGCAACTATACCAAAACCGATGTCATCAAGGCTTCGCCGGTGATCACTGCGGACCGCGAGCGGCTGCTCGAACTCGAGGGCTTCGTTCCGAAGTGGAAGGGCAATGCGTCCTTCACTTATGCGGGCGAGCGCTTCGGCTTCGTCGCGCGCGCGAACTATTATGGCAAATGGACCGACTATGGCGCCGCACCGGCTGCCGACCAGACGGGCGGCGCCGAACTGCTGGTCGATCTCGAGCTGTCCTACAAGGTCAGCGACATGCTCAAGCTTGCGGTCGGCGGCGAGAATATCTTCGACAATTACCCCGACGTCGAGGCGCGGCAATCCCAGATCAACAACGGGATCCGATATCTCCGCTTCGCGCCGACGGGGTTCAACGGGGGCTTCTGGTACGTTCGCGCGACCGCCTCCTTCTGA
- a CDS encoding LysR substrate-binding domain-containing protein, protein MNLRHLEAFRAVMLSGSVTQAAQSLNLSQPAVSKMLAELEHQLGFQLFLRSRGSALTVTPEADAFFYEVERSFSGIAALKRVAEDIRNMATGTLRIAALPALAVSFLPRVIAAFRETHPGVTVQLQTRSSSTVRQWMANQQFDIGLATPARELPGIRMERFLRCPGACVLPAGHRLAVKDVIRPADLEGEPFISLALEDGVRHRIDRIFEDAGVHREMVIETQYAMTICALVMQGVGCSILNPVTAADYAERGLTVRDFAPEVHFEYMLFTPKLRPMSQVAAAFIAVLESHRDAMFGSDAS, encoded by the coding sequence ATGAACCTGCGTCACCTCGAAGCCTTCAGGGCCGTGATGCTCTCGGGATCGGTCACCCAGGCCGCGCAGTCGCTCAACCTGTCGCAACCCGCGGTGAGCAAGATGCTTGCCGAGCTCGAGCATCAGCTGGGCTTTCAGCTCTTCCTGCGTTCGCGCGGCAGCGCGCTCACCGTGACGCCCGAAGCCGACGCCTTTTTCTACGAAGTCGAGCGGAGCTTCTCCGGTATTGCGGCCCTGAAGCGGGTAGCGGAAGACATCCGCAACATGGCGACCGGCACGCTCCGGATCGCCGCCCTCCCGGCGCTCGCGGTCAGTTTCCTGCCGCGCGTGATCGCGGCCTTTCGCGAGACGCATCCCGGCGTCACCGTTCAGCTCCAGACCCGCAGTTCCTCGACGGTGCGGCAATGGATGGCGAACCAGCAGTTCGACATCGGGCTCGCGACGCCGGCGCGCGAATTGCCCGGCATAAGGATGGAGCGCTTCCTGCGCTGCCCCGGCGCCTGCGTTCTCCCTGCCGGTCACCGGCTGGCCGTCAAGGACGTCATTCGGCCGGCCGATCTCGAGGGCGAGCCCTTCATTTCGCTCGCGCTCGAGGACGGCGTGCGTCACCGCATCGATCGCATTTTCGAGGACGCGGGCGTCCACCGCGAGATGGTCATCGAAACCCAATATGCGATGACCATCTGCGCGCTTGTCATGCAGGGGGTCGGATGTTCGATCCTCAACCCCGTGACCGCAGCGGATTATGCCGAGCGGGGCCTTACGGTCCGTGATTTCGCGCCGGAGGTCCATTTCGAATATATGCTCTTCACGCCGAAGTTGAGGCCGATGTCCCAAGTCGCTGCGGCCTTTATCGCGGTGCTCGAATCCCACCGCGACGCGATGTTCGGCTCCGACGCCAGCTGA
- a CDS encoding amino acid ABC transporter substrate-binding protein: MNRSHASRRWLPALLAAGALLLGGCGREPAGTGGHEIAAAKGSTLARIRARGTLNCAIHTGQLGMSYLDKRGRWQGFFVDYCRALAAAVLGDARKVRFMPVASNKRFTIVQTGEADVLSRTTTWTLTRDTDLGVNFVGTMYYDGQSFLVPRRSGVRLPTDLDGASICITKGTTSELNTAEYFERKGLRFQSVVFENPEEAKLAFFAGRCDAMTTDAFTLTVIRLADTAHPDDYVVLPERLTKEPVGPVVRSDDEQWYEINKWVLNALFAAEEMGVTRANAARMRMASRDPEVRKMLGGLPGFGKSLGLDDDWAYRAIEATGNYGEIFDRHITPLGVERGQNKLYRDGGLIYPLPMR; encoded by the coding sequence ATGAATAGGTCGCACGCATCGCGCCGCTGGTTACCGGCGCTGCTCGCCGCAGGCGCCCTGTTACTCGGCGGCTGCGGCCGCGAGCCCGCCGGCACCGGTGGGCATGAAATCGCCGCGGCGAAGGGGTCGACGCTTGCGCGGATTCGCGCGCGCGGAACGCTCAATTGCGCAATTCATACGGGGCAGCTCGGCATGTCCTATCTCGACAAGCGCGGGCGCTGGCAGGGGTTCTTCGTCGACTACTGCCGGGCGCTCGCCGCTGCGGTCCTCGGCGATGCCCGCAAGGTCCGGTTCATGCCGGTCGCCTCGAACAAGCGCTTCACGATCGTGCAGACGGGCGAGGCCGACGTCCTGTCGCGGACGACGACATGGACGCTGACGCGCGACACCGACCTCGGGGTGAATTTCGTCGGCACCATGTATTATGACGGGCAGAGCTTCCTGGTGCCCCGGCGATCGGGTGTGCGGCTTCCGACGGATCTCGATGGCGCATCGATCTGCATCACCAAGGGGACGACCTCCGAACTCAACACCGCCGAATATTTCGAGCGCAAGGGGCTGCGTTTCCAGTCGGTCGTGTTCGAGAATCCCGAGGAAGCCAAGCTCGCCTTCTTTGCCGGGCGGTGCGACGCGATGACCACCGATGCCTTCACGCTGACCGTGATCCGTCTCGCCGATACCGCGCATCCGGACGATTATGTTGTGCTGCCCGAACGACTCACCAAGGAGCCGGTAGGTCCCGTCGTGCGCAGCGACGACGAGCAATGGTATGAGATCAACAAATGGGTGCTGAACGCGCTCTTTGCTGCCGAGGAAATGGGGGTCACCCGCGCGAATGCAGCGCGCATGCGCATGGCCTCGCGTGACCCCGAAGTGCGCAAGATGCTCGGCGGCCTGCCCGGATTCGGCAAGTCGCTCGGCCTCGACGATGACTGGGCGTATCGCGCGATCGAGGCGACGGGCAATTATGGCGAAATCTTCGACCGGCACATTACGCCGCTCGGCGTCGAACGCGGACAGAATAAGCTCTATCGGGACGGCGGGCTGATCTACCCGTTGCCGATGCGATGA
- a CDS encoding ABC transporter permease subunit (The N-terminal region of this protein, as described by TIGR01726, is a three transmembrane segment that identifies a subfamily of ABC transporter permease subunits, which specificities that include histidine, arginine, glutamine, glutamate, L-cystine (sic), the opines (in Agrobacterium) octopine and nopaline, etc.), producing MTHKHRRLAIAALPWLLIAGGLVVAYGLFATLADNLADRNIRTGFGFLFDRAGFAIGETLIAYAPGDSYAAALAVGLLNTLLISALGIIFSTLLGLAVCMARLSSNWLLARLSGLYIELVRNIPLLLQMFVWYAALLFGLPGPGPGAVGPFDLDNRGLHLPALSLADPGRPVFLIAIVACAILLGAVRRGAVRTRTALAFAGISLVPLLLWGGIDLPRAGRFGTVGGLSLSTEFLTLVASLSVYASAYLAEIFRGAILAVPAGQSEAAKALGLSPAQTMGRIVMPQALRIAIPPMTSWHLNTIKNSSLGVAIGYPEFVSVVDTVISQTGQAIEGVGLIVATFLLLSLSLSFVTDRYARRLGWSAAGQPGRSIQSSPLEPFPLRSVAAWPSWMRRNLFKGWRQSILTIAILAMTAAFVGRGLSWLLFDATFAGGAADCRLASGACWPFLRENARLILFGTYPEAEQWRSAAAAAALLSCLAFSFVPRFWRSRLGLVWLGAIAVAVLLLRGGFAGLPYVPMEKWSGLPVTLLLASLAVVGAFPLAILLAFGRRSMRRGVRWPSIAFIELVRGTPLIGVLFLAAVLFPLFVPSYLSIDSLPRVQIALILFTAAYMAEVIRGGLLAIPVGQAEAAHALGLTKWQTRRHILLPQALKVSVPGLVNTSISEVKNTTLVLIVGVFDLLQTTRLSYVEAQWRPYFAEAYLFTGAIFFFLCFSLSRLSMKIERKLNYAG from the coding sequence ATGACTCATAAACACAGGCGGCTTGCCATCGCTGCGTTACCCTGGCTGCTGATCGCGGGCGGGCTTGTGGTCGCCTACGGCCTGTTTGCGACATTGGCGGACAATCTCGCGGACCGAAACATCCGGACGGGGTTCGGTTTCCTGTTCGACCGGGCGGGTTTCGCGATCGGTGAAACGCTGATTGCTTACGCGCCGGGCGATTCCTATGCCGCGGCGCTGGCGGTGGGTCTTCTCAACACGCTCCTGATATCGGCGCTCGGCATCATCTTCTCGACCTTGCTCGGCCTCGCGGTCTGCATGGCGCGCCTGTCGTCCAACTGGCTGCTTGCGAGGCTCTCCGGCCTTTATATCGAGCTGGTTCGCAATATTCCGCTGCTGCTCCAGATGTTCGTCTGGTACGCCGCGCTGCTGTTCGGTCTGCCCGGACCCGGCCCGGGCGCCGTCGGACCGTTCGACCTCGATAATCGGGGATTGCACCTCCCCGCGCTCTCCTTGGCCGATCCGGGACGGCCGGTCTTTCTCATCGCGATCGTCGCCTGTGCGATCCTGCTGGGTGCCGTGCGGCGAGGAGCCGTTCGCACGCGCACTGCGCTGGCCTTCGCCGGCATCTCCCTGGTGCCGCTCTTGCTGTGGGGCGGGATCGATCTGCCGCGGGCGGGGCGCTTCGGAACCGTCGGCGGATTGTCGCTCTCCACGGAGTTTCTGACGCTGGTCGCCAGCCTTTCGGTCTATGCCTCGGCCTATCTGGCCGAGATATTCCGCGGCGCGATCCTCGCCGTTCCCGCAGGGCAGAGCGAGGCCGCCAAAGCGCTCGGCCTGTCGCCCGCGCAAACAATGGGACGGATCGTGATGCCGCAAGCGCTGCGCATCGCCATACCGCCGATGACGAGTTGGCATCTCAACACGATCAAGAACAGCTCTCTGGGGGTAGCGATCGGTTATCCCGAGTTTGTCTCGGTGGTCGACACCGTCATCAGCCAGACAGGCCAGGCGATCGAAGGCGTCGGCCTGATCGTCGCGACCTTTCTCCTGCTCTCGCTGTCCTTGTCGTTCGTTACCGACCGCTATGCCCGCCGGTTGGGCTGGAGCGCTGCCGGGCAGCCCGGCCGCAGCATCCAGTCGTCGCCCCTCGAACCCTTTCCGCTGCGCTCGGTGGCCGCGTGGCCGTCGTGGATGCGGCGCAATCTCTTCAAGGGATGGCGCCAGTCGATATTGACCATCGCGATCCTCGCTATGACCGCGGCTTTCGTCGGCAGGGGACTCTCGTGGCTGCTATTCGACGCGACCTTCGCCGGGGGCGCCGCCGATTGCCGGTTGGCCAGCGGTGCTTGCTGGCCGTTCCTCCGCGAAAATGCGAGGCTCATATTGTTTGGCACCTATCCCGAAGCCGAGCAATGGCGGTCCGCCGCAGCGGCGGCCGCGCTGCTTTCGTGCCTTGCGTTCTCCTTCGTTCCCCGATTTTGGCGCAGCCGCCTCGGGCTTGTCTGGCTCGGAGCAATCGCCGTGGCGGTACTGCTGTTACGAGGAGGGTTCGCGGGCCTTCCTTATGTCCCGATGGAGAAGTGGAGCGGCCTGCCGGTCACATTGCTGCTCGCGAGCCTTGCGGTGGTCGGCGCTTTTCCATTGGCTATACTCCTCGCGTTCGGCCGCAGGTCGATGCGGCGCGGGGTTCGCTGGCCGAGCATCGCTTTCATCGAGCTGGTTCGCGGAACACCCCTGATTGGGGTGCTCTTCCTCGCTGCGGTCCTGTTCCCGTTGTTCGTGCCCTCCTATCTCTCGATCGACAGCCTGCCACGCGTCCAGATCGCGCTCATTCTCTTCACTGCCGCCTATATGGCGGAGGTCATCCGGGGCGGCCTGCTGGCCATTCCCGTCGGACAGGCCGAGGCGGCCCATGCCCTTGGCCTCACCAAATGGCAGACGCGGCGCCACATTCTGTTGCCGCAGGCCCTGAAAGTCAGCGTGCCCGGGCTGGTCAACACATCGATCAGCGAGGTCAAGAATACAACGCTCGTCCTCATCGTCGGCGTCTTCGATTTGTTGCAGACGACCCGCCTCTCCTACGTCGAGGCGCAATGGCGACCCTATTTCGCCGAAGCCTATCTTTTCACCGGGGCAATTTTCTTTTTCCTCTGCTTCTCCCTGTCCCGGCTCAGCATGAAGATCGAACGGAAACTAAACTATGCAGGATAA
- the metC gene encoding cystathionine beta-lyase: MQDNHDGKWPEEPASPKGTAWQDPTRAVHGGPRPRDQRGLINPPVDRASTIIYDSVDAYMDRHQGLYDEVIYGLYGTRTTFALAEAVSELEGGCATVITSSGTSAIALALTAFVAGSDHLLVADCVYGPTRKFLTDVLARFGVEVEYFRPDIGAEIAGLCRSNTRLIYMETPGSQTFDMIDVPAITAVARSRGILTALDNTWATPLFFKPLAHGVDISLASATKYLSGHSDCLLGTMTAASDAVYRQLKDAAARWGNCASPDNCYLVHRGIRTLDARLERHQRTAATLIEWFAQQPEVVAVRYPAHPADPGHAIWKRDFTGASGLFGVQLDGLTPPETSAFFNEFSLFQLGSSWGGFESLAVPAWPAPIRDFPNGEADGALIRIHAGLEAPQDLIADLAAAFARVRALRGRGQAS; the protein is encoded by the coding sequence ATGCAGGATAATCATGACGGAAAATGGCCCGAGGAGCCGGCGAGCCCGAAAGGAACCGCCTGGCAAGATCCGACGCGTGCCGTGCACGGCGGTCCCCGCCCGCGCGATCAGCGGGGCCTTATCAATCCGCCCGTCGATCGAGCTTCCACCATTATCTACGACAGCGTCGACGCCTATATGGACCGGCACCAAGGGCTCTACGACGAGGTCATCTATGGTCTGTACGGAACGCGAACGACCTTTGCGCTCGCCGAGGCTGTCAGCGAACTCGAAGGCGGCTGCGCGACCGTCATCACCTCGTCCGGAACCAGCGCAATCGCGCTAGCCCTCACGGCTTTCGTGGCCGGGAGCGACCATCTGCTCGTCGCGGACTGCGTCTATGGGCCGACCCGCAAGTTTCTGACCGACGTTCTCGCGCGTTTCGGGGTCGAGGTGGAATATTTCCGGCCCGATATCGGAGCGGAGATTGCCGGGCTGTGCCGCAGCAACACCCGGCTCATCTATATGGAGACCCCGGGCTCGCAGACATTCGATATGATCGACGTCCCCGCGATCACGGCGGTTGCGCGCAGCCGGGGCATATTGACCGCTCTCGACAACACCTGGGCGACGCCGCTCTTCTTCAAGCCCTTGGCCCATGGCGTCGACATCTCGCTTGCTTCGGCAACCAAATATCTCTCGGGGCACTCCGACTGTCTGCTCGGCACGATGACGGCGGCCAGCGATGCCGTCTACCGCCAGCTCAAGGACGCGGCGGCGCGCTGGGGCAACTGCGCGAGTCCCGACAATTGCTATCTGGTCCACCGGGGCATCAGGACGCTCGATGCGCGCCTTGAACGCCACCAGCGCACCGCAGCGACGCTGATCGAATGGTTCGCCCAGCAACCCGAAGTGGTTGCGGTCCGCTATCCGGCTCATCCCGCCGACCCCGGCCATGCAATCTGGAAGCGGGATTTCACCGGTGCTTCCGGATTGTTCGGTGTTCAGCTCGATGGCCTGACCCCGCCCGAAACCAGCGCCTTTTTCAACGAATTCTCGCTATTCCAGCTCGGTTCGAGCTGGGGCGGCTTCGAAAGTCTCGCGGTTCCGGCGTGGCCCGCTCCGATCCGCGATTTTCCCAATGGCGAGGCAGATGGGGCGCTGATCCGCATTCACGCCGGCCTCGAAGCGCCGCAGGATCTGATCGCCGACCTCGCCGCAGCCTTCGCGCGGGTACGAGCGCTCCGCGGCCGGGGGCAGGCGTCATGA
- a CDS encoding amino acid ABC transporter ATP-binding protein: protein MTDASGHAAVSLRQVDKYYGAYHALRSIDLEIAPRERIVICGPSGSGKSTLIRCMNRLEVPDSGAVLIEGTRITDASREAVAALRAVGMVFQQFNLFPHKTVLENCTLAPVLLGGLSLPEAEARAISYLDKVRIGDQAGKYPGQLSGGQQQRAAIARALAMEPRILLFDEPTSALDPEMIKEVLDVMTSLAGEGRTMVCVTHEMGFAREAADRMLFMDQGQIIEDARPADFFAAPKSERARTFLEQILSH from the coding sequence ATGACCGACGCCTCGGGCCACGCGGCCGTCAGCTTGCGGCAGGTCGACAAATATTATGGCGCCTATCATGCCCTCCGCTCGATCGACCTCGAAATCGCCCCGCGCGAGCGGATCGTGATTTGCGGCCCTTCAGGCTCCGGCAAATCGACGCTCATTCGCTGCATGAACAGGCTCGAGGTGCCCGACTCCGGTGCCGTCCTGATCGAGGGAACCAGGATAACCGACGCGTCGCGGGAGGCCGTTGCGGCGCTCCGCGCCGTCGGCATGGTCTTTCAACAGTTCAATCTGTTCCCGCACAAGACGGTGCTGGAGAATTGCACCCTCGCGCCCGTCCTGCTCGGCGGCTTGTCTCTTCCGGAGGCGGAGGCGCGCGCCATATCCTATTTGGACAAGGTGAGGATTGGCGACCAGGCGGGCAAATATCCGGGGCAGCTCTCGGGAGGGCAGCAACAGCGGGCCGCGATAGCCCGCGCTCTGGCGATGGAGCCCCGGATTCTTCTCTTCGACGAGCCGACATCGGCGCTCGATCCCGAGATGATCAAGGAGGTACTCGATGTGATGACGTCCCTTGCCGGCGAAGGACGGACGATGGTGTGCGTGACGCACGAAATGGGATTCGCGCGCGAGGCGGCCGATCGCATGCTTTTCATGGATCAGGGCCAGATCATCGAAGACGCAAGGCCGGCAGATTTTTTCGCCGCGCCGAAAAGCGAGCGCGCACGGACCTTTCTCGAACAGATACTTTCGCATTGA